Proteins encoded in a region of the Ziziphus jujuba cultivar Dongzao chromosome 3, ASM3175591v1 genome:
- the LOC132803199 gene encoding receptor-like protein 31, giving the protein MSRLSLQTAITVKSFLLVYLLGSVVVSHLDSGVGSLKTKCIDEERRALLKFKDNLKSYNNDTLSSWGYEEEKKDCCSWDGIGCDNISGHVIMLNLSHLQLSTGGKSLNPPLTELHYLVYLDLSGIDLSGNNISTLIGNNMFSLQHLDLSSTQLEGSIPETFGNNMTSVSYLDLSFGYLTGPIPNSLGNMTLLTHLSLSYNDFTGSIPESFANLETLHTSILAGTS; this is encoded by the coding sequence ATGAGTAGATTATCCCTTCAAACTGCAATCACAGTCAAATCGTTTCTCCTGGTTTACTTACTAGGAAGTGTTGTTGTATCCCATTTAGATTCTGGAGTTGGAAGTCTCAAAACCAAATGCATTGATGAAGAAAGGAGAGCTCTCCtcaagttcaaggacaatcttaaATCCTATAACAATGACACTCTTTCTTCTTGGGgctatgaagaagaaaagaaggatTGTTGCAGTTGGGATGGAATTGGGTGTGACAACATAAGTGGACATGTCATCATGCTAAATCTTTCACATCTTCAACTTAGTACCGGAGGTAAGTCTCTGAACCCTCCATTGACTGAGTTGCATTATTTGGTTTATTTGGACCTCAGTGGCATCGACTTGAGTGGGAACAACATCTCAACTTTGATTGGAAACAATATGTTTTCCCTTCAACACCTTGATCTTTCTTCAACTCAACTAGAAGGCTCTATTCCCGAAACTTTTGGGAACAACATGACTTCCGTTTCATACCTTGATCTTAGTTTCGGTTACTTAACAGGTCCCATTCCAAATTCTCTAGGGAACATGACTCTCCTTACACACCTCAGTCTTAGCTATAATGATTTCACGGGTTCAATTCCTGAATCATTTGCCAACCTAGAGACCTTGCATACCTCGATCTTAGCGGGAACAAGTTAA